One Glycine max cultivar Williams 82 chromosome 4, Glycine_max_v4.0, whole genome shotgun sequence DNA segment encodes these proteins:
- the LOC102662085 gene encoding replication protein A 70 kDa DNA-binding subunit C yields MARAPDKIKSIDGSKETLKLAVRIIDLWFIGIPSKSKQAEMVIVDSNGDEIHVVCKQDQLQSWKADLKENSTYVMHNFKVLKNDDQFRVCDHPYKLAFTGFTVVRPSDLDSLPFRKLKFADFSNVIAGDFQTGLFVDIIGVVDEVVFWHVSSNNTRVVFKIKDLSGQVLSCPLWENYCLQFLANLNDFEDATPIVILLTHVRIKERQGRLNVEFVNSDAH; encoded by the exons ATGGCACGTGCTCCTGATAAGATTAAGTCGATtgatggatcaaaagaaactctGAAACTTGCTGTAAGGATCATTGATCTTTGGTTCATTGGGATCCCCAGCAAGTCCAAACAGGCTGAAATGGTTATTGTTGATTCTAAT GGAGATGAAATCCATGTTGTTTGTAAACAAGATCAGCTGCAGTCTTGGAAGGCTGATTTGAAGGAAAATTCTACTTATGTCATGCATAATTTTAAAGTGCTGAAGAATGATGATCAATTCAGAGTCTGTGATCATCCATATAAATTAGCTTTTACTGGATTTACTGTTGTTAGGCCATCCGATTTGGATTCCCTTCCTTTTAGGAAACTTAAATTTGCTGATTTTTCTAATGTCATTGCCGGTGATTTTCAAACTGGCCTGTTTGTTG ATATTATTGGTGTGGTTGATGAAGTGGTGTTCTGGCATGTCTCCTCAAATAATACCAgggttgttttcaaaatcaaggACTTGAG TGGCCAAGTGCTATCTTGCCCTCTTTGGGAAAATTACTGCTTGCAGTTCTTAGCTAACTTGAATGACTTTGAAGATGCTACGCCCATTGTTATCCTTTTGACACATGTCAGAATCAAAGAAAGGCAGGGTAGGCTTAATGTGGAATTTGTGAACTCTGATGCTCATTAA